From the Aquitalea magnusonii genome, one window contains:
- a CDS encoding NAD(P)/FAD-dependent oxidoreductase, whose protein sequence is MSHDVIIVGSGAIAGSIAYQLACMGLQACRIGSLDRRHAASNAAGAMNGCFGEVTSGLVSSAHGRLKIHMDYLAKMRWADWAAELARASGDNSSLFTAQGTHVVLNSAGMQAIDNENYKAIERTLINYNEPYESVDPASIDWLKPNELVRPLLSMFIQGEHAVNSHQLLSMLDAAFTKEGGVILDRNVRRVLTEHNQTTGVELENGERITAPRVVVAAGVQSLDVLAELPGIEGIPPLFAGNGVSLLLKLPEGSTLPTSVIRTPNRAFACGLHCVPRGDGVLYVGATNIVKNRPQSNASVSDIQFLLECAYEQLNLDLYHAQILAVQVGNRPIPADGFPLIGECGVPGLWLATGTYRDGLHQSPLIADYVARGISGNGGINGIDLSDFTPIRPPLAGLPRERTAKDTALQMLGMGYECLWNVKPGWTDVLNKSLQRTYQEFIEALHPTFTPPPELVAFSERDKAIRERLVTYYNAWS, encoded by the coding sequence ATGAGTCATGATGTCATCATCGTCGGATCCGGCGCAATCGCTGGTTCTATTGCGTACCAATTGGCCTGCATGGGTCTACAGGCATGTCGCATTGGAAGTTTGGATCGGCGGCACGCTGCCTCAAATGCCGCGGGGGCAATGAACGGATGCTTTGGAGAGGTCACCAGCGGCCTCGTTTCCAGTGCTCACGGCAGGCTCAAAATCCATATGGACTACCTAGCCAAAATGCGTTGGGCTGACTGGGCTGCCGAGCTGGCGCGTGCCTCTGGGGACAATAGCTCTCTCTTTACCGCACAAGGCACGCATGTGGTTCTGAACAGCGCGGGCATGCAAGCTATCGACAATGAAAATTACAAAGCGATCGAACGCACGCTCATAAACTACAACGAGCCCTATGAGTCGGTCGATCCAGCATCGATTGACTGGCTCAAGCCAAATGAACTGGTACGTCCGTTGCTGTCAATGTTCATCCAGGGGGAGCATGCCGTTAACTCCCATCAACTTCTGTCTATGCTGGATGCGGCCTTTACCAAGGAAGGTGGAGTCATCCTGGACAGGAATGTCAGACGCGTCCTGACAGAGCACAACCAAACCACCGGGGTTGAGCTGGAAAACGGTGAGCGCATTACTGCTCCCAGGGTTGTGGTCGCAGCAGGTGTCCAGTCGCTGGATGTTCTTGCAGAGCTGCCCGGTATCGAAGGTATTCCACCGCTGTTCGCCGGTAACGGCGTATCTCTTCTTCTCAAACTGCCGGAAGGTTCAACACTTCCCACATCCGTTATTCGAACACCTAATCGAGCGTTTGCGTGTGGATTGCACTGTGTTCCTCGGGGCGATGGCGTCCTCTATGTTGGTGCCACCAATATCGTAAAGAATCGCCCCCAGAGTAACGCATCGGTATCTGACATCCAGTTTTTGCTCGAATGCGCCTACGAACAGTTGAATCTAGACCTCTACCATGCGCAAATTCTGGCGGTCCAGGTAGGCAACAGACCTATCCCGGCAGACGGGTTCCCGCTCATCGGCGAATGTGGTGTTCCAGGCTTATGGCTGGCAACAGGAACCTATCGGGACGGACTGCACCAATCTCCATTGATCGCGGACTATGTTGCGCGCGGGATCTCGGGAAATGGTGGCATAAACGGCATTGATCTTTCCGACTTTACGCCAATTCGACCACCACTTGCCGGGCTGCCCAGAGAGCGCACCGCCAAGGACACGGCTTTGCAAATGTTGGGGATGGGGTATGAGTGTCTCTGGAACGTGAAGCCTGGCTGGACTGATGTGCTCAATAAAAGCTTGCAGCGTACCTATCAGGAATTCATTGAAGCACTACATCCCACGTTTACACCACCACCGGAGCTCGTCGCATTTTCCGAGCGAGACAAGGCTATCCGCGAGCGTCTGGTCACTTACTACAACGCCTGGTCGTAG
- a CDS encoding ArsR/SmtB family transcription factor, translating into MPMMQAGDPSRIVVELAELGRTLGNAHRLVLLEHIAQGERAVERLAELSGLSIANASQHLQHLKRAGMVQSRRDGKQVLYRLSNGPLVDVLQALRKYVEYTHKEMLELVADNFKHRDRLEAISRDELVERLKTGAITILDVRSTDEFALGHLPGAINIPAEDLAQQLTKLSNKLEIVAYCRGPFCVLSERAITLLASQGYRARRLDGGFPAWSEAGLPIESGD; encoded by the coding sequence ATGCCAATGATGCAAGCGGGTGATCCTTCCCGCATCGTGGTTGAGTTAGCAGAGTTGGGACGCACATTGGGCAACGCCCACCGCTTAGTCCTTCTGGAACACATTGCCCAGGGAGAGCGGGCCGTCGAACGCTTGGCTGAACTTTCCGGCCTCTCGATCGCAAATGCCTCTCAGCACCTGCAGCACCTCAAACGTGCCGGCATGGTGCAGTCCCGGCGTGATGGTAAGCAGGTGCTCTATCGCTTATCTAATGGACCGCTTGTTGATGTGCTTCAGGCATTGCGTAAGTACGTGGAATATACGCACAAAGAAATGCTCGAACTCGTCGCTGACAATTTCAAACACCGCGACCGCCTCGAAGCAATCTCGCGCGATGAGCTGGTGGAGCGCCTCAAGACGGGGGCGATTACTATCCTGGATGTGCGCTCGACGGACGAGTTCGCGTTAGGTCACCTCCCTGGCGCGATCAACATTCCGGCAGAAGATCTGGCGCAACAGTTGACTAAGCTTTCAAACAAGTTGGAAATCGTTGCCTACTGCCGTGGACCGTTTTGCGTACTGTCTGAGCGCGCGATCACACTTCTGGCCTCGCAGGGATATCGGGCGCGGCGACTTGATGGCGGCTTCCCTGCCTGGTCCGAAGCGGGGCTGCCGATCGAATCAGGTGACTGA
- a CDS encoding DEAD/DEAH box helicase, with protein MNTTSPQRLAWRILANEAGIRLTPCIQQPEGAGWCRGRALPLGRLLDQAAQWDWLSAQDRLVINQLERTHQLTDGSSLAELEGEAALPLLLGHPALFWEEQPDQPVTLEAGQISLLLHKQQQQMVLQLSPPGIAACQHCLWQRSGPNSLLVYWPGPEIRQLAALLGHRLSVPLAARKKLLEAIGDMVPWLPVELVEADDGADLPAMPADPRLFAVLTPLPEGLRLQLRCRVAEQAAWYPPGRGPWQQVALEQGQAIRFQRQLGGEKQALAALLEDCPELAAARPDPDGVLQWLLASQQQALQVVQQLQQLQAIAPARLECVWPQGQRMRIQAQAGLPQLRLKTKRKNGWLEVTGEVQVDEDRVLQLRQLLEALANQPGQYLRLSEQDWLVLSDSLQASLQQLARLADHTMPDGLRLSLLAAPLLAGLSEDIGHFDGDAGWQQLQARWDSLRDYQPVVPATLQASLRPYQLQGFAWLSRLAYIGAGACLADDMGLGKTVQTLALLLSRAHLGPQLVVAPTSVALNWLAEAARFAPSLRLRPYQQQRDLSTVGPQDLVIASYGLLQLQADDFADVHWASVVLDEAQAIKNAATKRAQAAQGLRADFRLAASGTPVENHLGELWSLFRFITPGLLGNEDKFQQRFAQPIAEGDEEARATLKALIQPYLLRRTKAEVLTELPPRTDITRRIALSEQELHVYEAMRQQALQKLAEVDSQDKKTMQVLAELTRLRRFCCHPALLQADTALPASKFAFFCQLMTELLDNGHKALVFSQFVDHLALARQWLDQQGIAYQYLDGATPGKQRKARMDAFQAGEGEVFLISLKAGGTGLNLTAADYVIHLDPWWNPAVEDQASDRAYRMGQQRPVTVYRLVAENTIEEKIVALHAEKRALADSLLEGGDLAARLDGEALLALLQGA; from the coding sequence ATGAATACCACCTCCCCCCAGCGCCTGGCCTGGCGCATTCTGGCCAATGAAGCCGGTATCCGCCTTACCCCCTGCATCCAGCAGCCAGAAGGCGCTGGCTGGTGCCGTGGCCGCGCACTGCCGCTGGGGCGCTTGCTGGATCAGGCCGCGCAGTGGGACTGGCTGAGCGCGCAGGACCGCCTGGTGATAAACCAGCTTGAGCGTACCCATCAGCTGACTGATGGCAGCAGCCTGGCCGAGCTGGAGGGCGAAGCAGCCCTGCCGCTGCTGCTGGGGCATCCGGCCCTGTTCTGGGAAGAACAGCCCGATCAGCCGGTCACGCTGGAAGCGGGCCAGATCAGCCTGCTGTTGCACAAGCAGCAACAGCAGATGGTGTTGCAACTGAGCCCGCCCGGCATTGCCGCCTGCCAGCATTGCCTGTGGCAGCGCAGCGGGCCAAACAGCCTGCTGGTGTACTGGCCGGGGCCGGAAATCCGCCAACTGGCCGCGCTGCTGGGCCATCGCCTGAGCGTGCCCTTGGCCGCGCGCAAGAAGCTGCTGGAAGCCATTGGCGACATGGTGCCGTGGCTGCCGGTCGAGCTGGTGGAGGCGGATGATGGCGCCGACCTGCCCGCCATGCCGGCCGACCCGCGGCTGTTTGCCGTGCTCACCCCGCTGCCCGAGGGACTGCGCCTGCAACTGCGCTGCCGGGTGGCGGAACAAGCCGCCTGGTATCCGCCGGGCCGCGGGCCATGGCAGCAGGTGGCGCTGGAACAGGGCCAGGCCATCCGTTTTCAGCGTCAGCTGGGCGGGGAAAAACAGGCACTGGCGGCCTTGCTGGAGGATTGCCCGGAGCTGGCGGCGGCAAGGCCCGACCCGGATGGCGTGCTGCAATGGTTGCTGGCCAGTCAGCAACAGGCCTTGCAAGTCGTACAGCAGTTGCAGCAATTGCAGGCCATTGCCCCGGCGCGGCTGGAATGTGTCTGGCCGCAAGGCCAGCGCATGCGCATCCAGGCCCAGGCCGGCTTGCCGCAGCTGCGGCTGAAAACCAAACGCAAGAACGGCTGGCTGGAAGTCACGGGTGAAGTGCAGGTGGATGAAGACCGGGTGCTGCAATTGCGTCAGTTGCTGGAAGCGCTGGCCAATCAGCCCGGCCAGTACCTGCGCCTGTCCGAGCAGGACTGGCTGGTACTCTCCGACAGTCTGCAAGCCAGCTTGCAGCAACTGGCCCGGCTGGCAGATCACACCATGCCTGACGGCTTGCGTCTCAGCCTGCTGGCCGCCCCGCTGCTGGCCGGGCTGAGTGAGGACATCGGTCACTTCGATGGCGACGCCGGCTGGCAGCAGTTGCAGGCACGGTGGGACAGTCTGCGGGATTATCAGCCCGTAGTCCCCGCCACGCTGCAAGCCAGCTTGCGGCCTTATCAGTTGCAAGGCTTTGCCTGGTTGTCGCGGCTGGCGTATATCGGTGCCGGGGCCTGCCTGGCCGACGACATGGGGCTGGGCAAGACGGTGCAGACGCTGGCGCTGTTGCTCAGTCGTGCGCATCTGGGCCCGCAACTGGTGGTGGCACCCACCTCGGTGGCGCTCAACTGGCTGGCCGAGGCCGCCCGCTTTGCCCCCAGCCTGCGCTTGCGCCCTTATCAACAGCAGCGCGACTTATCCACAGTCGGGCCGCAGGATCTGGTGATTGCCAGTTACGGCCTGCTGCAATTGCAGGCGGACGATTTTGCCGACGTGCATTGGGCCAGCGTGGTGCTGGACGAGGCACAGGCCATCAAGAATGCGGCTACCAAACGTGCGCAGGCGGCACAAGGCTTGCGGGCCGATTTCCGCCTGGCAGCCAGCGGTACGCCGGTGGAAAACCATCTGGGCGAATTGTGGAGCCTGTTCCGCTTCATCACCCCCGGCTTGCTGGGTAATGAGGACAAATTCCAGCAGCGCTTTGCCCAGCCAATTGCCGAAGGTGATGAAGAAGCCCGCGCCACGCTCAAGGCGCTGATCCAGCCCTATCTGTTACGCCGCACCAAGGCCGAGGTGCTGACCGAGCTGCCGCCGCGCACCGACATCACCCGCCGCATTGCGCTGTCCGAGCAGGAGCTGCATGTCTACGAAGCCATGCGCCAGCAGGCGCTGCAAAAGCTGGCCGAGGTGGACAGCCAGGACAAGAAGACCATGCAGGTGCTGGCCGAACTGACCCGCTTGCGCCGCTTCTGCTGTCACCCGGCCTTGCTGCAAGCGGATACCGCCCTGCCCGCCAGCAAGTTTGCCTTTTTCTGCCAACTGATGACCGAGCTACTGGACAACGGCCACAAGGCGCTGGTGTTCAGCCAGTTTGTCGATCATCTGGCCCTCGCCCGGCAATGGCTGGATCAGCAAGGTATTGCCTACCAGTACCTGGACGGTGCCACACCGGGCAAGCAGCGCAAGGCACGCATGGATGCGTTTCAGGCTGGCGAGGGCGAGGTGTTTCTGATCAGCCTGAAAGCCGGCGGTACCGGGCTGAACCTGACCGCAGCCGACTACGTGATTCATCTGGACCCGTGGTGGAACCCGGCAGTGGAAGACCAGGCTAGCGACCGCGCCTACCGCATGGGCCAGCAACGGCCAGTTACCGTGTACCGGCTGGTGGCGGAAAACACCATCGAGGAAAAAATCGTCGCCCTGCATGCGGAAAAACGCGCACTGGCCGACAGCCTGCTGGAAGGCGGCGATCTGGCAGCCAGACTGGATGGCGAGGCGCTACTGGCCTTGTTGCAAGGCGCTTGA